The following proteins are co-located in the Apium graveolens cultivar Ventura chromosome 5, ASM990537v1, whole genome shotgun sequence genome:
- the LOC141661268 gene encoding AP2/ERF and B3 domain-containing transcription factor At1g51120-like, translating to MKDLMNVTAHMFGKASGSNSLSHNQSCTKRARHDKTIRSSSSKGVVALMNGNWVAHVFVNHNWTCIGIFKTEEEAEMAYDSVDESLRKTETIAQEPNILKQVCTAGSLSCRSVNIFQAQRQQDCTRTCIFEKVLTASDVGMLYRIVIPKMYASCFPCDSHKLAFYDQSMTLWNFRYGVWKGSNSYVLSSGWKDFVRSSVWKGSNSYVLSSGWKDFVRAKDLRSADKVIFFKCELFETGSAVHTYFAIDVEYNANRVQVEEANRGKYVIGDGEKLHSKEGVQNFGVEPNHSGNADTRLEMDIEGDSDLNITDSRKAPENSVMLFGVKIA from the coding sequence ATGAAGGATCTCATGAATGTTACAGCACATATGTTCGGCAAAGCTTCAGGTTCGAACAGTTTGAGTCATAATCAATCATGTACTAAGCGTGCAAGGCATGATAAAACTATCCGTAGTTCGAGTTCTAAGGGAGTCGTTGCTCTAATGAATGGGAACTGGGTAGCACATGTTTTTGTAAATCATAACTGGACTTGCATAGGGATTTTTAAGACAGAGGAGGAAGCAGAGATGGCATATGATAGTGTCGATGAAAGCTTGCGAAAGACAGAAACAATTgcacaagaaccaaatattctgAAACAAGTCTGCACTGCTGGTAGCCTTTCTTGCAGGTCTGTCAATATTTTCCAGGCACAGAGGCAACAAGATTGTACACGTACCTGTATATTTGAAAAGGTACTTACTGCTAGCGACGTAGGTATGCTCTACAGAATTGTAATTCCGAAAATGTATGCTAGTTGCTTCCCATGCGATTCCCATAAGCTAGCTTTCTATGACCAGTCGATGACACTCTGGAATTTTCGCTATGGTGTCTGGAAGGGAAGTAACAGTTATGTCTTATCTAGTGGCTGGAAAGATTTTGTGCGATCAAGTGTCTGGAAGGGAAGTAACAGTTATGTCTTATCTAGTGGCTGGAAAGATTTTGTGCGAGCAAAGGATCTGAGATCAGCGGACAAAGTTATTTTCTTCAAGTGTGAGCTTTTTGAGACGGGGTCAGCTGTTCACACTTATTTTGCAATTGATGTGGAATATAATGCTAATAGAGTACAAGTTGAGGAAGCTAACAGGGGAAAATATGTCATTGGTGATGGCGAAAAATTGCATTCGAAGGAAGGGGTGCAGAACTTTGGCGTTGAACCGAATCACAGCGGAAATGCAGATACCAGGCTCGAGATGGATATCGAGGGTGACAGTGACTTGAACATAACTGATTCCAGGAAAGCACCGGAGAATAGTGTCATGCTCTTCGGTGTGAAAATTGCTTAA